Proteins from a single region of Murdochiella vaginalis:
- a CDS encoding thymidine kinase, with amino-acid sequence MAKLYFRYGAMNSGKSTLLLQVAYNYEERGMQVLLLKPGVDTKGEDEIVSRLGVRRRVDRTITKDTDCRVLVQEEIKKRPIDCILVDEAQFLSRQHVEQLFTTVIDADIPCICYGLRTDFRGEGFPGSQRLLELAHSLEELKTICHCGRKAIMNIRRVNGQTVFEGDQVCIDNSATIEYEAVCGQCFLAERRKLGEVPLASLDADLC; translated from the coding sequence ATGGCTAAACTGTATTTTCGCTACGGCGCAATGAATTCCGGCAAATCGACCTTGCTGTTGCAGGTCGCCTACAACTATGAAGAACGCGGAATGCAGGTCCTGCTGCTGAAACCGGGCGTGGATACCAAGGGCGAGGATGAAATTGTCAGCCGTCTGGGCGTGCGCCGCCGCGTCGATCGCACCATCACAAAAGATACGGATTGTCGCGTGCTGGTGCAAGAAGAAATCAAAAAGCGCCCCATCGACTGTATTCTGGTCGATGAAGCGCAATTTCTCTCTCGGCAGCATGTGGAACAGCTTTTTACCACCGTTATCGATGCCGATATTCCCTGCATCTGTTATGGCCTGCGCACCGATTTTCGCGGGGAAGGTTTCCCCGGCAGTCAACGTCTGCTGGAGCTTGCCCATTCACTGGAAGAGCTCAAAACCATCTGTCATTGCGGGCGTAAAGCCATCATGAATATCCGCCGGGTAAACGGCCAAACCGTTTTTGAAGGCGATCAGGTGTGCATCGACAACAGCGCCACCATCGAGTACGAGGCCGTCTGCGGACAGTGCTTTTTGGCGGAACGAAGAAAGCTTGGTGAGGTGCCTTTAGCAAGCCTGGATGCAGATCTTTGCTAA
- a CDS encoding DNA polymerase III subunit alpha, translated as MTFTHLHLHTQYSLLDGFCRIDRLMDTVREQGMDTVAITDHGNMFGAIQFYKAAKDAGIKPIIGCEIYVTEDRFDRKDRTRYHLVLLAENEIGYHNLMKIVSTGWVEGFYYKPRVDFSILEKYHEGLIALSACLAGECAQRALDSTYDVAKETALRYERLFGKDHFFLEIQHHELREEAAVARIFARIHEETGIGLVATNDCHYLRQEDAEAHDVLLCIQTGATLDQEKRMRFPNDSFYVKSPEEMETILGDYDGAIENTARIAARCNVEIAFHEPHLPNFEVPGGEDHETYLRRLVRENVKQKYPDSEEAMARAEHELDVIASMGFVDYFLIVSDFVHFAKTHGISVGPGRGSAAGSIVAYALDITGIDPLRFDLLFERFLNPERVSMPDIDIDFDDVRREEVIDYVKKRYGAEKVAQIVTFGTLAAKMAIRDVGRVLDMPLAAVDRIAKAVPNALKMTLDRALEESPDFRQIYQENEQNKRLVDLARAIEGMPRHTSTHAAGVLIAGEAVENLVPLSTNSGQVTTQYNMIELEELGLLKMDFLGLRNLTVIDDALDMIEKRTGTRPDLDHMDVNDPEVLKQFQDAETIGLFQFESPGMRRFLSQLKPTRFDDLVAANALFRPGPMEQIPTYVEARHNPALVRYLDPALAPILEKTYGVIVYQEQVMQIVQQLAGYTLGGADNLRRAMSKKKMAVMEENREYFVHGKTEADGTAVIEGCVHRGIPAAVANEIFDQMIAFAKYAFNKSHSVAYSFLAVQTGYLKRYYPCEYFAALLSSVMGDFSKMSLYIREAERIGVKLLPPDVNASFNKFSVEGNSMRFGLLGIKHVGSAIVEATVKARKDGPFTSLEEYMRRICDVDSNALNRKSLESFIYAGACDGLGAHRAQMMANLEMSLSGIQTAHRQNLSGQQSLFGTLSALEGSGEWHTKPVPEYGLPERLAYEKEVLGVYLSGHPFAPYEAAFAPFQSFSTEELLEEENREHLDGRKVRFAGIVRGKRDLLTKKQEAMCFLEVEDRTGSLRCVVFPRVYASYRDRIRMEEPLLLSGSLQVREDEVNLLVDRLWTKEELPTAPKGREASSYRVTEEKTTAATDTAKARPKRTGKLYVRLPQQNREDYAAMTSILERHSGSVPVIVYFADEERAYSIPKGYYGDGTSALLEELTQLFGERNVVFNETQEDTE; from the coding sequence GTGACCTTTACACACCTCCATTTACATACACAGTACAGCCTGTTGGACGGCTTTTGCCGTATTGACCGCTTGATGGATACCGTGCGCGAACAGGGAATGGATACCGTCGCCATCACGGACCACGGCAATATGTTCGGCGCGATTCAATTCTATAAGGCTGCGAAAGATGCCGGCATCAAGCCCATTATCGGGTGCGAAATCTACGTAACGGAGGATCGCTTCGATCGCAAGGACCGTACGCGCTATCATTTAGTGCTATTGGCCGAAAATGAGATCGGCTATCATAATCTGATGAAAATTGTTTCCACCGGATGGGTGGAAGGCTTTTACTATAAGCCGCGCGTGGATTTTTCCATCTTGGAAAAATATCATGAGGGTCTGATCGCGTTATCGGCATGTCTTGCCGGCGAGTGCGCCCAGCGCGCGTTAGACAGCACGTATGACGTGGCGAAAGAAACGGCGCTGCGCTATGAACGACTGTTTGGCAAGGATCACTTTTTTCTGGAAATTCAACATCATGAATTGCGGGAAGAGGCCGCGGTTGCCCGCATTTTTGCCCGCATTCATGAGGAAACCGGCATCGGTTTGGTCGCCACCAACGACTGTCATTATTTGCGCCAGGAGGATGCCGAAGCGCACGACGTTCTGCTCTGCATCCAGACCGGGGCGACCCTTGATCAGGAAAAGCGGATGCGCTTTCCGAATGATTCGTTTTACGTAAAAAGTCCGGAAGAGATGGAAACCATTCTTGGCGACTATGACGGTGCGATCGAGAATACGGCGCGCATTGCCGCACGCTGCAATGTTGAAATTGCTTTTCATGAGCCGCATTTGCCAAACTTTGAAGTGCCCGGCGGGGAAGACCATGAAACCTATCTGCGCCGCCTGGTGCGTGAAAATGTGAAACAGAAATATCCGGATTCCGAAGAGGCGATGGCGCGTGCCGAGCATGAGTTGGACGTCATCGCCTCCATGGGCTTTGTGGATTATTTTCTCATTGTGTCCGACTTTGTGCATTTTGCTAAAACCCACGGCATATCCGTCGGCCCGGGCCGCGGATCCGCCGCCGGATCCATCGTGGCGTATGCCTTGGACATTACCGGAATTGATCCATTGCGTTTTGATCTTCTTTTTGAACGCTTTCTTAACCCCGAGCGTGTATCCATGCCGGATATTGATATCGACTTCGACGATGTGCGCCGGGAAGAAGTGATTGACTATGTGAAAAAACGGTACGGCGCTGAAAAAGTGGCGCAGATTGTCACATTCGGTACGCTGGCGGCCAAAATGGCCATTCGGGATGTCGGCCGCGTTCTGGACATGCCGCTTGCCGCTGTCGACCGCATCGCCAAAGCGGTTCCCAATGCGTTAAAGATGACACTGGATCGCGCGTTGGAAGAAAGCCCCGATTTCCGACAGATCTATCAGGAAAATGAACAAAATAAGCGGTTGGTGGATTTGGCTCGTGCGATTGAAGGCATGCCGCGCCATACATCCACGCACGCCGCCGGCGTTCTCATTGCCGGTGAGGCGGTGGAGAATCTGGTTCCCCTCTCGACCAACAGCGGTCAGGTGACGACGCAGTACAACATGATCGAGTTGGAAGAGCTGGGTCTTCTCAAGATGGACTTTCTCGGCCTGCGCAACCTCACGGTCATTGATGATGCCCTGGATATGATTGAAAAACGAACGGGAACGCGTCCCGATCTGGATCACATGGATGTCAATGATCCCGAAGTACTCAAACAGTTTCAGGATGCGGAAACCATCGGTCTCTTTCAATTCGAGTCGCCGGGAATGCGCCGTTTTCTTTCGCAGCTCAAGCCGACGCGTTTTGATGATCTGGTTGCTGCCAACGCCTTATTCCGTCCGGGTCCCATGGAACAGATTCCGACCTATGTCGAGGCGCGGCATAATCCCGCGCTGGTACGCTATCTGGATCCGGCTCTGGCGCCCATATTGGAAAAAACCTACGGCGTCATCGTGTATCAGGAACAGGTCATGCAGATTGTGCAGCAATTGGCCGGTTATACGCTTGGCGGAGCGGACAATTTGCGCCGCGCCATGTCCAAGAAAAAGATGGCCGTCATGGAAGAAAATCGCGAATATTTTGTACACGGCAAGACGGAGGCGGATGGAACGGCCGTCATTGAGGGCTGTGTGCACCGCGGTATTCCTGCTGCGGTCGCCAATGAAATCTTTGACCAGATGATCGCATTTGCCAAATATGCGTTCAACAAATCGCACTCCGTGGCCTACTCGTTTTTGGCGGTGCAGACGGGCTATTTGAAACGGTATTATCCCTGCGAATATTTTGCCGCGCTGCTATCCAGCGTAATGGGCGATTTTTCGAAAATGTCGCTCTATATTCGTGAAGCGGAACGCATCGGGGTCAAACTGCTTCCGCCGGATGTGAACGCTTCCTTCAACAAATTTTCGGTAGAGGGGAATTCCATGCGCTTCGGCCTGTTGGGCATCAAGCATGTCGGCAGCGCCATCGTGGAGGCGACGGTGAAGGCACGAAAAGATGGGCCGTTTACGTCCCTGGAAGAATATATGCGCCGCATCTGTGATGTCGACAGCAACGCACTGAATCGCAAATCACTGGAAAGCTTCATTTATGCGGGCGCATGTGACGGCCTGGGCGCGCATCGCGCTCAGATGATGGCGAATTTGGAGATGTCCCTTTCGGGCATCCAAACGGCACATCGCCAGAATCTCAGTGGGCAGCAATCGCTCTTTGGCACGCTCTCCGCTTTAGAAGGTTCGGGCGAATGGCACACAAAACCGGTTCCGGAATATGGCCTTCCCGAGCGGCTTGCCTATGAAAAAGAGGTCTTGGGCGTGTATCTTTCCGGGCATCCCTTTGCGCCGTATGAAGCGGCGTTTGCACCCTTTCAGTCCTTTTCGACGGAGGAACTGTTGGAAGAGGAGAACCGTGAGCACTTGGATGGGCGAAAGGTGCGTTTTGCGGGCATCGTTCGGGGGAAGCGCGATCTGTTGACCAAAAAGCAGGAAGCCATGTGCTTTCTCGAGGTGGAGGATCGCACCGGGAGTCTGCGCTGCGTGGTGTTTCCGCGCGTCTACGCGTCCTATCGCGACCGCATCCGCATGGAAGAGCCGTTGCTGTTAAGCGGTTCTTTGCAGGTGCGGGAGGACGAAGTGAATCTGTTGGTGGATCGCCTTTGGACGAAAGAAGAGTTGCCGACGGCGCCGAAAGGAAGAGAGGCTTCTTCCTACCGTGTGACGGAGGAGAAGACTACTGCGGCAACCGATACTGCGAAGGCGAGACCCAAAAGGACCGGCAAACTGTATGTGCGCCTGCCACAGCAGAATCGCGAAGACTATGCAGCCATGACGTCCATTTTGGAACGACATTCCGGGTCGGTTCCGGTAATTGTGTATTTTGCGGATGAGGAAAGAGCCTATTCCATCCCGAAGGGGTATTATGGAGACGGCACTTCCGCTTTATTGGAGGAGCTCACACAGCTCTTCGGGGAGCGCAATGTCGTGTTCAACGAGACACAGGAGGATACAGAATGA
- the uvrB gene encoding excinuclease ABC subunit UvrB produces MSGFQLESKFQPTGDQPQAIQALVEGVRRGDRYQTLRGVTGSGKTFTMANIIQAIQRPTLVLAHNKTLASQLCSELRGFFPHNAVEYFVSYYDYYQPEAYVAATDTYIAKDSSVNDEIDKLRHSATMSLFERRDVIIVASVSCIYGLGDPEDYLELTVSVRPGMTMDRDDFLRKLVSIQYVRNDVAFQRGTFRVRGDVVDVFPVSSDEEAIRVEFFGDEIDCIVEINSLTGEILRGRSYYMIYPASHYATTKEKLKRAIVRIEEELQQRLSVLQSENKLVEAQRLEQRTLYDLEMLTEVGFCSGIENYSAPMSGRPPGSRPYTLIDYFPKDFLLMVDESHQTIPQVRGMYNGDRARKQNLVDYGFRLPSALDNRPLKFDEFEALVPQAIFMSATPGPYENEHATQTVDQVIRPTGLLDPLVEVRPTKHQIDDLMAEIQKTTERGERTLITTLTKKMAEDLTKYLEEAKVKAIYLHSDVETLKRMEILRDLRLGTYDVLIGINLLREGLDLPEVSLIAILDADKEGFLRSETSLIQTIGRAARNVNGHVILYGDRMTDSMAAAIEETERRRALQQAYNKKHGITPTTIQKEIHARISTEIAAEELKEYQGELPTEEKESYSREDLSRMITTMDVEMRKAAEELDFERAARLRDAIRAMKREYGLS; encoded by the coding sequence ATGAGCGGTTTTCAGCTTGAATCCAAGTTTCAGCCGACGGGCGACCAGCCACAGGCCATTCAGGCGCTGGTCGAAGGCGTTCGCCGCGGAGATCGCTATCAAACGCTTCGCGGCGTGACCGGCTCGGGCAAGACCTTTACCATGGCCAACATCATTCAGGCCATTCAGCGCCCGACGTTAGTGCTTGCCCATAATAAAACATTGGCTTCGCAGCTCTGTTCGGAGCTGCGCGGCTTTTTTCCTCACAATGCGGTGGAGTATTTTGTCAGCTACTATGATTACTATCAGCCGGAAGCCTATGTAGCGGCGACGGACACCTATATTGCGAAGGATTCCTCGGTAAACGATGAAATTGATAAATTGCGTCACTCCGCCACGATGTCTCTCTTTGAACGCCGGGATGTGATTATCGTTGCCTCGGTCTCGTGCATTTACGGCCTCGGCGACCCGGAAGACTATTTGGAACTGACGGTTTCCGTGCGTCCGGGTATGACTATGGACCGCGACGATTTTTTGCGCAAGCTCGTCTCCATTCAATATGTGCGCAACGATGTGGCTTTTCAGCGCGGCACCTTTCGGGTGCGCGGCGATGTCGTAGACGTTTTTCCGGTTTCTTCCGATGAAGAAGCCATCCGAGTCGAGTTTTTTGGGGATGAGATTGACTGTATTGTGGAGATTAACTCCTTAACGGGCGAAATTCTGCGCGGCCGAAGCTATTACATGATTTATCCGGCCAGTCACTATGCGACCACAAAAGAAAAGCTCAAACGCGCCATCGTGCGCATCGAAGAGGAACTGCAACAGCGCCTCAGCGTTCTGCAAAGCGAAAATAAACTGGTGGAAGCGCAGCGACTCGAGCAGCGTACACTCTATGATTTGGAAATGCTGACGGAAGTGGGCTTTTGTTCCGGCATTGAAAACTATTCCGCTCCGATGAGCGGGCGACCGCCGGGATCGCGCCCGTATACGCTGATCGACTATTTTCCCAAGGATTTTCTTCTCATGGTGGACGAGAGCCATCAGACGATTCCGCAGGTGCGCGGAATGTATAACGGCGACCGCGCGCGGAAACAAAACTTAGTGGATTACGGTTTCCGTTTGCCTTCGGCGCTGGACAATCGTCCGTTGAAATTTGATGAGTTTGAGGCACTGGTTCCGCAGGCGATTTTCATGTCCGCCACGCCGGGCCCCTATGAAAACGAACATGCAACGCAGACGGTTGACCAGGTCATTCGGCCGACGGGGCTTTTGGATCCGCTCGTGGAAGTGCGCCCGACAAAGCATCAGATTGATGATCTGATGGCGGAAATCCAAAAAACCACCGAACGCGGGGAGCGCACCTTGATCACTACGCTGACCAAAAAGATGGCAGAAGATTTGACCAAGTATCTGGAAGAAGCGAAGGTCAAGGCCATTTATCTGCATTCGGATGTCGAGACGCTCAAGCGCATGGAAATTCTGCGCGATTTGCGTCTGGGAACCTATGATGTGCTCATCGGCATCAACCTCCTTCGCGAGGGACTGGATTTGCCGGAAGTATCCCTGATTGCCATTTTGGATGCGGATAAAGAGGGCTTCTTACGTTCGGAGACGTCCCTCATTCAAACCATCGGCCGTGCGGCGCGCAATGTGAACGGTCATGTCATTTTGTATGGTGACCGAATGACGGATTCCATGGCGGCCGCGATCGAAGAAACGGAACGTCGCCGCGCTCTGCAGCAGGCTTATAATAAGAAACACGGCATTACGCCCACGACCATACAGAAAGAAATTCATGCTCGTATTTCGACCGAAATTGCCGCCGAAGAGCTGAAAGAATATCAGGGCGAATTGCCGACAGAAGAAAAAGAAAGCTACTCGCGCGAGGATCTTTCCCGCATGATCACCACAATGGATGTGGAGATGCGCAAGGCAGCGGAAGAACTCGACTTTGAACGCGCAGCCCGTCTGCGCGATGCGATTCGCGCCATGAAGCGCGAATACGGCCTATCCTAA
- a CDS encoding S41 family peptidase codes for MKKLGKTILLLLLLVAVGGGGFILGHNMETEPVQKASEATDADERIMKNLDLYRKTIKSDYLFSYKPEDLETGIYKGLFWGLKDPYSEYYTPEEYQRLVEDTSGKFAGVGLVITAGEDNLITVVSPIANTPAARAGIKAGDKIIEVDGVTYTGQDLQEATDKMRGDPQTPVELTVQRVIQGKTQTSHARIIREMIKVDTVISKMLPDDIGYLQLTSFDEETATDFEKAWKELEKQGAKRFVLDLRNNPGGLLDTCEDIADLLLGKATIVTTVNNKGQEEKSESDEKHFTEPITVLANGGSASASEILLGALRDNKRAKSIGETTFGKGIVQQIYPLGDNGKDGGFKLTMAEYLTPNGEKIHGKGITPDIVVKAPDNAKGIGPDFLEEDPQLKRAIEEVKGL; via the coding sequence ATGAAGAAATTGGGAAAAACCATACTGCTGTTGCTCCTCTTGGTTGCGGTGGGAGGCGGCGGCTTTATTTTAGGTCACAACATGGAAACCGAACCGGTCCAGAAGGCTTCGGAGGCAACGGATGCGGATGAGCGCATCATGAAGAATCTGGATCTGTACCGCAAGACCATCAAGAGCGACTATCTCTTTTCCTACAAGCCGGAAGATCTGGAAACTGGCATATATAAAGGCCTCTTTTGGGGGCTTAAAGACCCGTATTCGGAATACTACACGCCGGAAGAATATCAGCGTTTGGTGGAGGATACGAGCGGAAAGTTTGCCGGCGTGGGTCTGGTCATCACGGCCGGAGAGGATAATCTGATTACCGTGGTTTCGCCGATTGCCAATACCCCGGCTGCGCGAGCGGGCATCAAAGCAGGGGATAAAATCATCGAAGTGGATGGGGTGACCTATACGGGACAGGATTTGCAGGAAGCGACAGACAAGATGCGCGGCGATCCGCAGACACCGGTGGAATTAACCGTGCAGCGCGTGATTCAGGGAAAGACCCAGACGTCCCATGCACGCATTATCCGCGAAATGATTAAAGTCGATACCGTGATCAGCAAGATGCTTCCCGATGATATCGGCTACTTGCAGCTGACTTCGTTTGATGAAGAAACCGCTACGGATTTTGAAAAGGCATGGAAAGAGCTTGAGAAGCAGGGTGCCAAGCGCTTTGTCCTGGATTTGCGCAACAACCCGGGCGGTTTGCTGGACACCTGTGAAGACATTGCCGATCTTCTGCTCGGCAAGGCCACCATCGTTACCACGGTGAATAACAAAGGGCAGGAAGAAAAGAGCGAATCCGACGAAAAGCATTTTACGGAACCCATCACAGTGCTGGCGAACGGCGGATCGGCTTCCGCATCGGAAATTCTGCTGGGAGCCTTGCGAGATAACAAACGCGCCAAATCCATTGGCGAGACGACTTTCGGCAAGGGCATCGTGCAACAGATTTATCCCCTCGGTGACAACGGAAAAGACGGCGGATTCAAATTGACTATGGCCGAATACCTCACACCGAACGGAGAAAAAATTCACGGAAAAGGCATCACGCCCGACATCGTCGTCAAGGCACCGGATAATGCGAAAGGCATCGGCCCGGACTTTTTAGAGGAGGATCCGCAGCTGAAGCGCGCGATTGAAGAAGTGAAGGGCTTATGA
- the pfkA gene encoding 6-phosphofructokinase has protein sequence MKTIGILTSGGDAPGMNAAIRAVARTAFDAGLRVKGIRYGYDGLMSGDIYEMNVSSVADIIQKGGTILGSARSEEFQTAEGQDKAVRILQQFGIDGLVVIGGDGSFQGAAQMHHRGIRTVGIPGTIDNDLGYTDYTIGFHTAVETVIESIGKLRDTSNSHGRANIIEVMGRHCGDIALYAGLAGGAETIIVPEHSFSMQEITDRILRGRKRGKRHHIIVFAEGTGEPYNMRKEIEAKTGVETKLTILGHVQRGGSPSFTDAKLGCVMGYRAVKELLAGSSSIAIGVRGEEIFAMPILEAIAVPHTFNQELYEMAQVLSS, from the coding sequence ATGAAGACGATTGGCATACTCACGTCAGGTGGCGATGCGCCCGGCATGAACGCGGCGATTCGTGCCGTGGCACGTACCGCCTTTGATGCCGGACTGCGCGTCAAGGGCATTCGCTACGGCTACGACGGTTTGATGAGCGGCGACATTTATGAAATGAATGTCTCCAGCGTCGCCGATATTATTCAAAAAGGTGGAACCATTTTAGGCTCCGCGCGTTCGGAAGAGTTTCAAACAGCGGAGGGACAGGATAAGGCCGTACGCATTCTGCAGCAGTTCGGCATCGACGGGTTGGTGGTCATTGGGGGCGACGGCTCGTTTCAGGGGGCCGCACAGATGCATCACCGCGGCATTCGCACGGTGGGCATTCCGGGAACCATTGACAATGATCTGGGCTACACAGACTATACCATCGGCTTTCATACGGCTGTCGAGACGGTGATCGAATCCATCGGCAAATTGCGCGACACCTCCAACTCGCACGGTCGCGCCAACATCATTGAAGTGATGGGACGTCACTGCGGCGATATCGCTCTCTATGCGGGGCTTGCCGGTGGCGCCGAAACCATCATCGTGCCGGAGCATTCCTTCTCTATGCAGGAAATTACGGATCGCATTCTGCGCGGACGAAAGCGCGGCAAACGCCATCACATCATCGTCTTTGCCGAAGGTACGGGTGAGCCTTATAACATGCGCAAAGAAATTGAAGCAAAAACCGGTGTGGAAACCAAACTCACTATTTTAGGCCACGTGCAGCGCGGCGGAAGCCCCAGCTTCACCGATGCGAAATTAGGATGTGTCATGGGCTATCGGGCCGTGAAAGAGCTGTTAGCCGGATCCAGTTCCATCGCCATCGGCGTACGCGGAGAAGAAATCTTCGCCATGCCGATTTTGGAAGCCATTGCGGTGCCACACACCTTTAATCAGGAATTGTATGAAATGGCGCAAGTGCTGTCCAGCTGA
- the pyk gene encoding pyruvate kinase, whose protein sequence is MKRTKIVCTIGPASEEASCLEALVKEGMNVARLNFSHGTHEEQRRKLETLHRVREELQVPLAIALDTKGPEIRLGTFQNDTPVELSTGDLFTLTTRDVEGTKEIAHVSYPGLPNDVSEGTRILIDDGLVELEVLSVENGTEIHCKANNNGVISNRKGVNVPATDIQLPALTDTDRADILFGLQEGIEIIFASFIRSAKDILDIRALCEEHGGEKVLIFAKIESQQGVTNLDDILNVADGIMVARGDLGVEIPTERVPLVQKQIIRKANLAGKPVITATQMLDSMQRNPRPTRAEVNDVANAILDGSDAVMLSGETAAGKYPVEAVRQMRVIAETTEKSPDFLRTIEDRDMWVSIDVSSAISRSTCIIAQQIQLAAIVASTASGFTARQISRYRPATPIIAVTPDESVYHQLSLVWGVSPVLSTVSKETDELIERSILAALSTGICHQGDQIVLTAGIPVGRGASTNFIKVHTIGDIVASGTGIGKGIVSGHVVHGSTVEEIKNSFVPGSVLVCRTTGTDMIAYIEKAGAVVVEEGGLTSNAAILGRHYNIPTIVGATDAYKLLQEGEEVTVDASTGVVYKGIQAFA, encoded by the coding sequence ATGAAGCGAACAAAAATTGTTTGTACCATAGGTCCCGCTTCGGAAGAGGCGAGCTGCTTAGAAGCATTGGTCAAAGAAGGAATGAACGTCGCGCGTCTGAATTTTTCGCACGGCACGCATGAGGAACAGAGACGAAAATTGGAAACGCTGCATCGGGTGCGTGAGGAACTGCAGGTGCCACTTGCTATCGCCTTGGACACCAAAGGACCGGAAATTCGCCTGGGTACGTTTCAAAACGATACGCCGGTGGAACTGTCGACAGGGGATCTTTTCACGCTGACGACGCGTGATGTGGAGGGAACAAAAGAGATTGCCCATGTTTCTTATCCGGGTTTGCCGAACGATGTGAGCGAAGGCACGCGCATTCTCATTGACGATGGCTTAGTCGAACTGGAAGTGCTCTCGGTGGAAAACGGCACGGAAATTCATTGCAAAGCCAACAATAACGGGGTGATTTCCAATCGAAAAGGCGTGAATGTGCCGGCGACGGACATCCAGCTTCCGGCGCTGACGGACACGGATCGTGCCGATATTCTGTTCGGCTTGCAGGAAGGAATCGAAATCATTTTTGCGTCCTTTATTCGCTCCGCGAAAGATATTTTGGATATTCGAGCGCTTTGTGAAGAGCATGGCGGCGAGAAGGTGCTTATTTTTGCCAAAATTGAATCGCAGCAGGGCGTGACCAATCTGGATGACATCTTGAATGTTGCCGACGGAATTATGGTCGCACGCGGCGATCTGGGCGTGGAAATACCTACCGAACGGGTACCGCTGGTACAAAAACAGATTATCCGCAAAGCCAATTTAGCCGGCAAGCCGGTGATCACCGCCACGCAAATGCTGGATTCCATGCAGCGCAATCCCCGTCCGACGCGGGCGGAAGTCAACGATGTCGCCAATGCGATTTTAGACGGCTCGGACGCGGTGATGCTTTCCGGAGAAACGGCAGCGGGAAAATATCCGGTGGAAGCAGTACGTCAGATGCGCGTCATTGCGGAAACCACGGAGAAATCGCCGGATTTTCTGCGTACCATTGAAGATCGGGATATGTGGGTGAGCATTGATGTATCCAGTGCCATTTCCCGCTCGACCTGTATTATTGCGCAACAGATCCAGCTTGCTGCCATTGTGGCCTCCACGGCCAGCGGCTTTACGGCGCGCCAGATCTCCCGCTATCGCCCGGCAACCCCGATCATTGCGGTTACGCCGGACGAATCGGTGTATCACCAGCTGTCGCTGGTATGGGGCGTTTCCCCGGTGCTTTCCACCGTTTCCAAAGAAACGGATGAACTCATTGAGCGTTCTATCTTGGCGGCGCTTTCCACTGGAATATGTCATCAGGGCGATCAGATCGTGTTAACCGCCGGCATTCCCGTCGGGCGGGGTGCATCCACCAACTTCATCAAGGTGCATACGATTGGCGATATCGTCGCCTCCGGCACCGGCATCGGAAAGGGCATCGTTTCCGGCCATGTCGTTCACGGCTCCACGGTGGAAGAAATCAAAAACTCCTTTGTTCCCGGCAGCGTTCTCGTTTGTCGCACCACGGGAACGGATATGATTGCATATATTGAAAAAGCGGGCGCCGTCGTCGTGGAAGAAGGCGGCCTGACGTCCAATGCAGCCATTCTGGGAAGACATTACAATATTCCGACCATTGTCGGGGCGACGGATGCCTATAAACTGTTGCAAGAGGGAGAAGAAGTCACGGTCGATGCTTCAACCGGCGTGGTGTACAAGGGGATACAGGCGTTCGCTTAG
- a CDS encoding B3/4 domain-containing protein, protein MTKFITEESFWTLFPEAEIGVVVLENVNNTDAVYTEHPELKEELQQANKKALQWLDTTPISQSKVIAVWREAFQKFKKKKGNRSSIEALLTRVYKGNEISCINPLVDIYNMASLTYALPVGGEDIDCFVGDLRLTVSENGGDAFLALGDEENNPTLPGELCYLDDAGAVCRCWNWRDGQRTMLTENTKKAFLIVESVDPTRHADLLAILDRLAEDGKRYLDAEVAVKTVLTTKNREVEI, encoded by the coding sequence ATGACGAAGTTTATTACGGAAGAATCGTTTTGGACTCTGTTTCCGGAAGCGGAAATTGGCGTTGTAGTATTGGAGAATGTGAACAATACGGATGCGGTCTATACCGAACATCCGGAATTAAAAGAGGAACTGCAGCAAGCCAACAAAAAAGCTTTACAGTGGTTGGACACGACGCCCATTAGCCAAAGCAAGGTGATTGCGGTCTGGCGCGAGGCCTTTCAAAAATTCAAAAAGAAAAAAGGCAATCGCTCTTCCATCGAAGCGCTGCTTACCCGTGTTTACAAAGGAAATGAGATATCCTGCATCAATCCACTTGTGGACATTTACAATATGGCATCCCTTACCTATGCACTTCCGGTCGGCGGTGAAGACATCGACTGTTTCGTGGGGGATTTGCGCCTGACGGTTTCTGAAAATGGTGGCGATGCTTTTCTCGCGCTGGGCGATGAAGAGAACAACCCCACGCTGCCCGGCGAACTGTGCTATCTGGATGATGCCGGAGCGGTCTGCCGTTGCTGGAATTGGCGTGATGGTCAGCGCACCATGCTTACGGAAAACACGAAGAAGGCATTTTTGATCGTAGAAAGCGTGGATCCGACACGACATGCCGATTTACTCGCGATTCTTGATCGGCTGGCCGAAGATGGAAAGCGTTATTTGGATGCGGAAGTAGCGGTAAAGACGGTTCTTACGACGAAAAATAGAGAAGTAGAAATTTAG